In the genome of Streptomyces aquilus, the window CGACGACCGGCCGGCCGGCCGCCTGGAGGCGGTGGGCGGCGGCGAAGTGGTGGGCCACATCCAGTACTTCGTCCTCGAGGCACCGGAGCGCGCCCTGGTCCCCGTCCACACGATCGTGGAACCGGCCCACGAGGGGAAGGGCATCGCGGGCTCCCTGGCCCGCGAGCTCTACACCATCGCCGCGCGCGAGGGCGTGGTCGTGGCACCCCTGTGCCCGTACGTCGTCAAGTGGGCCGAGCGCCACCCCGACGAGGCCCCGGCCGCCGCCCCCGAGCTGCTGCGTGCGGCGAAGGAGTGGCTGAGGGCCCACCCGGACGGCTTCTGATCCCGCCGTACGGGTGACTGGCCCGCCGCGGACCGGGTAGGCGGGGGAGAAGTCCAGAGCCGACGTCCCACCTGGCTGGAGGACACGATGACGAATCCCCCGACCCCCTACCCGGACCCGGTCCACCCGGACCCGACCCCGGGTCCGCCGCCTACCCCGGGCCCGACTCCGGAACCCCCGCAGCCCCCGAACCCGACCCCACCACCGGGCCCGGGACCGACGCCGGAGCCGCCGCAGCCCCCGACGCCTCCACCCGGCCCGGGGCCGCAGCCGACCCCGGACCCGTCACCGTCCCCGATCCCGCCGGGCCCGGAACCGGTCCCGAACCCGGAACCGGGCCCGCCGTTGAGCTGAGGGACGGCACGTGACAGCGGAGGGCGGCTGAACGCCCCGAGGGGCGCGGGGAACTGCGCGATCAACCCCCGCTCAGCCGCTCCCGCCGTACCACCGAAACCGCCCTGCCCCTCAGGCGCCGACCTCCGACCGGTCGCCACCCCACAGCGTGTGGAACGACCCGTCCCGGTCCGTCCTCCGATACGTGTGCGCTCCGAAGAAGTCCCGCTGCCCCTGCGTGAGCGCCGCGGGCAACCGCTCCGCGCGCAGCGCGTCGTAGTACGCGAGCGCCGCCGAGAAGCCCGGCGTAGGCACTCCCTGGCGCGTCGCCGCCACGATCACCTCGCGCCAGTCGTCCTGCGCGTCGGCGATCTCCCGGGCGAACGTCTCGTCGGACAGCAGGCTCGGCAGATCGGCCCGGGCGTCGTACGCGGCGCGGATGCGGTCCAGGAACGCGGCCCGGATGATGCACCCGCCGCGCCAGATGGCGGAGACGGCACCGAGGTCGATGTCCCAGTCGTACTCCTCGCGCGCGGCCGCGATCTCGTGGAAGCCCTGGGTGTACGACACGATCTTCGAGGCGTACAGCGCCTGCTCGACCCGGTCGGCGAACGCGCCCGCCTCCGCCTCGCTCAGCGGCGTGGCCGAGGGCCCGGCGAGGCCGCGGGACGCCTCGCGCAGCGCCGCGTGGCCGGAGAGCGACCGGGCGAAGACGGCCTCGGCGATGCCGGACACCGGGACACCGAGGTCGAGGGCGATCTGCACGGTCCAGCGGCCGGTGCCCTTCTGCTCGGCCTGGTCCACCACCACGTCCACGAACGGCTTGCCGGTGGCCGCGTCCACGTGGGACAGCACCTCGGCGGTGATCTCGATCAGGTAGGAGTCGAGGCGGCCGGTGTTCCAGGTCCGGAAGATCTCCGCGATCTGGGCGGGCGAGTAGCCGGCGACATCGCGCAGCAGCTGGTACGCCTCACCGATGAGCTGCATGTCGGCATACTCGATGCCGTTGTGCACCATCTTCACGAAGTGCCCGGCGCCGTCGGCACCGACGTGCGTCACACAGGGCGCCCCGTCCTTCGCCTTCGCCGAGATCTTCTCCAGCATCGGGCCGAGCGAGTCGTACGACTCCTTCGAGCCACCGGGCATGATGCTGGGCCCGTTGAGCGCGCCCTCCTCGCCGCCGGAGATGCCGGTGCCGACGAAGTGGATGCCCTTCTCGCGGAGTTCGCGCTCGCGGCGCCGGGTGTCGGCGAAGTGCGCGTTGCCACCGTCGATGATCATGTCGCCGGGCTCCAGGAGCGGGGCGAACTCCTGGATCACCGCGTCGGTCGGGTCACCGGCCTTGACCATGATGACCAGCCGGCGCGGCCGCTCCAGGGCGGCGACGAACTCCTTGGCGGTCTCGGCGGCGATGAAGTCGCCCTCGCTCCCGTGCTCCTCGACGAGGGCGTGCGTACGGGAGGCCGTCCGGTTGTGCACCGCGACCGTATAGCCGTTGCGGGCGAAGTTGCGGGCGAGGTTACTGCCCATGACCGCGAGGCCCGTGACGCCGATCTGCGCTGTAGTGCTCATACCGTCTGCTCCCAAAGATCCGGTGGATCGCGTAGGTCGTTATCGGTGCTGCCGCTCGTGCTGGTTAGCAGCCTACGCAGATACGGCTCGGGAGCCCTGTCGTGTTCACCACCTAGAACAGGGTGTCCGGGAGGACGACGGAGCCGCTGGACGGGACGGGTTCGTCGTCGCGCAGGTGGAGGATCTTCCGGGTGAGCGACTGGACCTGGCCCAGGTACTCGCGCGGTGTCTCGACGTGGCGGAAGTCGACGTAGACCAGCTCGGCCATGTGCGACGGGGGGACGACATCGCCCACGAGGACGGGGATCACCCGCTGCCGTCCCTCCTTCTGCATGGCCAGGTCGTACTCGCGGCGAGCGTGCTCCGACTGGATCCAAGCCGGACTCACCACTGCCACCACCGTGTCGGCGCTGTTGAGACCGGCATCCAGCCGCGACGGCCAATGGTCTCCCGGCTGCAGCTCCCACACGTCCACGAAGACGGTGAGTCCGACTCGCTTGAAGTTCTCCGCGAGTGCCAGGGCCCAGTTCGAATCGGCGGAGGCGTACGACAGGTAGACGTCGTAGCCGCCGCCTCGGGAGGAGTGCGGCCGCAGACTGTGGGAGTCCTGCCGGATGCGCGCGGCGATGGCGCGGGCGGCCTGCGACAGGCTGCCGTCCTCCAGGTTGAACACCTGCAAGGAGGCGGCGAGGCGCGGCAGTTGTGCGATGGCCGCGGACGAGGTGACCACCGGCAGGGTGAGCCGTTCGGTCGCCGCGTTGACGGAGCGGCGCAGGAAGAGGCTGGTGTCACGGTTCTGGACCGGGTCCTCGCCCGTCTCGTCCACGATCATGACGAGGTGACGACATCGGTCGATGAAGTCGGCGCGGCTTTCCAGGTTGTCCGCAGCGGTCCGGCTCGTCACGCCGTTCTCCCGCAACAGGTCACCGAACGCCCGCGCCAGCGCTGACTGCGCGCGGGTGTGGCTGATGAACACGTCCGCTTCGAAGTCCCGATGCGCGGCCTGCTCAGCGCCCTCCACATAGGAGTCGCGGTTCTCGATCAGCAGGCCCGCGTCCTCCAGCCGGCGTGCCAGCAGCGCGGCGAGGCTTGCGATGCTGTAGGTGACCTGCTCGGCGTTGCGGGGGCTCTCGCTGAGTGCGGGCAGCAGCTCACCGAAGGACCAGACGGGGAAGTAGGGGATCGTCACCCGCTGGAGCAACTCTCCGGGAGAGCTGCCGCGCGGCGCCCAGTCCCGCAGCCGTGGCTCCATCCGGTCGGCCAGCCTGCGCCGCCACTTCTCCCCTTCCTTGTACTCGGGCTGCGCGTCGAACCGGCTCAGCAGCGGCACGGTCAGCAGCCGGGGCCGGTCGTACGGCAGCCCGTCCCGCGCCTTCATGGCTCGGTCGACGATCTGCAGCACCCCGTCCACGTTCTGGTCGTTCGCGGTGTAGGCGAAGACCAGGACGTCGGGGACCTGCGCGGTGCAGATGCCGCCGGAGTCGGTGATGCCGGTGCGGCTGTCGACCAGGACGAGGTCGTACTGCCTCATCCACTCCTCCCGCCACGTCTCCAGCGTCGCGCCGAAGTCGTGCTTCTCGTACAGCGCCTCCCAGTCGACCTGTTGCAGCCGCGAGATGTACGAGTCGTCGTCCTTGCGGCCGGCGGTGATCAGATCCAGGCGGGCGCCCTCCGGGAACCGCACCGGGGTGCGGTGCCGCAAGGCGGTCGCGCGGGCCGTGTCCGGCGCCGTACGGGCCTCTTCGATCATCTCCAGCAGGCCCGCCCGGGGCGGCTCGGTCAGATGCCTGTCGAAGTAGTACGACAGCCCGGGTGCCTCCAGGTCCCAGTCCACACACAGCACGCGATAGCCCCAACGCGCCAGCACCACCGCCGTGTTGGCGAGCGCGAAGCTGCGGCCCACCCCACCCTTGTAGGAGTAGAACGTCACGATCTGTCCGGCGTTCATCATGCTCCAAAGCGGGGGAGTCGGCCGCGGACGGGCGTGCCAGGCGGCGGTGGTCTGAGGGCCGGCCAGTCGGCGCGCCACTCGGGGACCTCTCCCAGGCGGACGGCGATGAGCTCCGCGAGGCGCTGTACCTCCTGGTGGAAGTGCGGATACGCCGCGGATTCCACGTACTTGGGGTACGGCACGTTGTAGTTCTTGAATTCCTTGTGGAGTTGGCGCTGCTGCACCGCGGCCGGGAAACTCGTGCCGTCCGCGAAGACCACCGGGAAGATCAGCCCGCTGTCGTTGACCTGTTCCTCCCGCTTCTCCATCGTCGCCCATTCCGCCGTGCACCAGGGCGAGCGGAAATAGGGTGCGGACAGCACCGGAACCAGCAGCTTGCTCCTGCCGAGCGAGTGCGCGAGCTGGTCGGGCCACGGCTTGCCGATGTGTTCGTCCAGCTGGCGGTCGATGAATATGTCGGCCTTGCCGATCTCGTCCTCCAGGCAGCGTTTGAGGGCCGGATAGAAGTGGTTCCAGACCCACTCGCAGACGTTCCCCGCGCTTCTGCTGTAGCTGACGAACACGTCGAACTCGTACTCCACCGCCGCCCCGTTCACCTGCGCAGTCCCCCAGACGGGACGGAGTGTAACCGTCGGTGCGCCCCTCAACAGCCCTTTGCGGGAACAGCATTCGGCAAGAGGCGGCCGATTGCCGTCTTGTCATGGCCTGTTCGGGGCGCTTACTTTTGGCCCTCCTGACGTACGTCGTAGGGGGAGCTCCATGGCCGTACGCGGCCGGCACCGCCGGTATCAGCCGAACAGGATCAACCGCGCCTCGCTCACCGTCACGGCCGGCGGTGCCTCAATGGCGATCCCGCTCATCGGTGCCGGCACCGCCCAGGCGGCCGACGTGGACACCTGGAACAAGGTCGCCGCCTGCGAGTCGAGCAACAACTGGAGCATCAACACCGGCAACGGCTACTACGGCGGGCTCCAGTTCACCCAGTCCACCTGGGAGGCCTTCGGCGGCACCCGGTACGCCCCGCGCGCCGATCTCGCCACCAAGGACCAGCAGATCGCCGTGGC includes:
- a CDS encoding GNAT family N-acetyltransferase, encoding MSDDIEIRDDRPAGRLEAVGGGEVVGHIQYFVLEAPERALVPVHTIVEPAHEGKGIAGSLARELYTIAAREGVVVAPLCPYVVKWAERHPDEAPAAAPELLRAAKEWLRAHPDGF
- the gndA gene encoding NADP-dependent phosphogluconate dehydrogenase, with protein sequence MSTTAQIGVTGLAVMGSNLARNFARNGYTVAVHNRTASRTHALVEEHGSEGDFIAAETAKEFVAALERPRRLVIMVKAGDPTDAVIQEFAPLLEPGDMIIDGGNAHFADTRRRERELREKGIHFVGTGISGGEEGALNGPSIMPGGSKESYDSLGPMLEKISAKAKDGAPCVTHVGADGAGHFVKMVHNGIEYADMQLIGEAYQLLRDVAGYSPAQIAEIFRTWNTGRLDSYLIEITAEVLSHVDAATGKPFVDVVVDQAEQKGTGRWTVQIALDLGVPVSGIAEAVFARSLSGHAALREASRGLAGPSATPLSEAEAGAFADRVEQALYASKIVSYTQGFHEIAAAREEYDWDIDLGAVSAIWRGGCIIRAAFLDRIRAAYDARADLPSLLSDETFAREIADAQDDWREVIVAATRQGVPTPGFSAALAYYDALRAERLPAALTQGQRDFFGAHTYRRTDRDGSFHTLWGGDRSEVGA
- a CDS encoding TIR domain-containing protein is translated as MNGAAVEYEFDVFVSYSRSAGNVCEWVWNHFYPALKRCLEDEIGKADIFIDRQLDEHIGKPWPDQLAHSLGRSKLLVPVLSAPYFRSPWCTAEWATMEKREEQVNDSGLIFPVVFADGTSFPAAVQQRQLHKEFKNYNVPYPKYVESAAYPHFHQEVQRLAELIAVRLGEVPEWRADWPALRPPPPGTPVRGRLPRFGA
- a CDS encoding KGGVGR-motif variant AAA ATPase, which encodes MMNAGQIVTFYSYKGGVGRSFALANTAVVLARWGYRVLCVDWDLEAPGLSYYFDRHLTEPPRAGLLEMIEEARTAPDTARATALRHRTPVRFPEGARLDLITAGRKDDDSYISRLQQVDWEALYEKHDFGATLETWREEWMRQYDLVLVDSRTGITDSGGICTAQVPDVLVFAYTANDQNVDGVLQIVDRAMKARDGLPYDRPRLLTVPLLSRFDAQPEYKEGEKWRRRLADRMEPRLRDWAPRGSSPGELLQRVTIPYFPVWSFGELLPALSESPRNAEQVTYSIASLAALLARRLEDAGLLIENRDSYVEGAEQAAHRDFEADVFISHTRAQSALARAFGDLLRENGVTSRTAADNLESRADFIDRCRHLVMIVDETGEDPVQNRDTSLFLRRSVNAATERLTLPVVTSSAAIAQLPRLAASLQVFNLEDGSLSQAARAIAARIRQDSHSLRPHSSRGGGYDVYLSYASADSNWALALAENFKRVGLTVFVDVWELQPGDHWPSRLDAGLNSADTVVAVVSPAWIQSEHARREYDLAMQKEGRQRVIPVLVGDVVPPSHMAELVYVDFRHVETPREYLGQVQSLTRKILHLRDDEPVPSSGSVVLPDTLF